The following proteins are co-located in the Methylomonas sp. 11b genome:
- a CDS encoding diguanylate cyclase domain-containing protein codes for MTEKTRGKLPAIFIPVVLFIVFDAVALGLNFWISAKLEKSAVAINLSGRQRMLSQRMTKSLLMLHVVQTNTEKLSAFSEFSNAVDLFDKTLGGFLQGGMTSSGDGKPVYLAAADAPNTQMIIGSASQLWTLIHKRLSPVEQGGAGVDAEILRPALNALLMHNSQLLGLMNELTTALEQNATKEVFYLRSLQASLLLLALLNFALVCKRLLAQIKQSQGNVQALRNIIDSIETGIVLYGRDECVRSANKTANQLFGYSDQALIGKPLKELIIADNVRMLGLRRDNSTFVAKINTQTLFEFNDQISMCTITDVSEQERKEKQLMYLAFHDQLTGLPNRGLLVERLRQDLLRAKRDSTFLAVLFLDLDGFKIVNDEMGHDAGDELLQAVARRFEQCCREVDTVARLGGDEFVFVLTSLHSVLAAKQVAQNVLKAINQVFLIHGKTVKIGASIGIAMYPTDHSEAELLIKCADDAMYLAKQRGKNQLVFTAECR; via the coding sequence ATGACCGAAAAGACCCGCGGCAAACTTCCGGCGATTTTCATTCCGGTGGTGTTATTCATCGTGTTTGATGCGGTGGCGCTGGGGCTTAATTTTTGGATTTCCGCAAAGCTGGAAAAGAGCGCGGTGGCTATTAATTTATCCGGCCGCCAACGCATGTTGTCGCAGCGGATGACCAAATCTTTGCTGATGTTGCATGTCGTGCAAACCAATACGGAAAAGCTCAGCGCTTTTAGCGAATTTTCCAATGCTGTCGACTTGTTCGATAAAACCTTAGGTGGTTTTTTGCAAGGCGGTATGACCAGTAGCGGTGATGGCAAACCGGTTTATCTGGCCGCCGCCGATGCCCCCAATACGCAAATGATTATCGGCTCGGCGTCCCAGCTCTGGACGCTGATTCACAAACGCCTATCGCCGGTTGAACAGGGCGGTGCCGGGGTTGATGCCGAGATTTTGCGGCCGGCACTGAATGCTTTGTTGATGCATAACTCGCAATTGCTGGGTTTGATGAATGAGCTGACTACCGCATTGGAGCAGAACGCCACCAAGGAAGTGTTTTATCTGCGCAGCTTGCAAGCCAGTTTGCTGTTACTGGCATTGCTGAATTTTGCCTTGGTCTGCAAGCGCTTGCTGGCGCAAATCAAGCAATCGCAGGGCAATGTGCAGGCCTTGCGCAATATCATCGATTCCATCGAGACCGGTATCGTGTTGTATGGTCGTGACGAATGTGTACGTTCCGCCAATAAGACTGCCAATCAGTTGTTCGGATATAGCGATCAGGCTTTGATCGGCAAGCCTTTAAAAGAATTGATTATTGCGGACAATGTCCGAATGCTGGGGTTGCGGCGCGACAACTCCACCTTTGTTGCGAAAATCAACACCCAAACTCTGTTCGAATTTAACGATCAAATCAGTATGTGTACGATTACCGATGTCAGCGAACAGGAGCGCAAGGAAAAGCAGTTAATGTATCTGGCGTTTCACGATCAGCTCACCGGTTTACCCAATCGCGGTTTGTTGGTCGAGCGTTTACGGCAAGACTTACTGCGCGCTAAGCGCGATTCGACATTTTTGGCAGTATTGTTTCTGGACTTGGACGGTTTCAAGATTGTGAACGATGAAATGGGCCACGATGCCGGAGATGAGTTATTGCAAGCCGTGGCCCGGCGTTTCGAGCAATGTTGCCGTGAAGTCGATACGGTTGCGCGCTTGGGCGGCGATGAGTTCGTATTCGTGCTGACCTCTTTACACTCGGTGTTGGCGGCTAAGCAAGTCGCGCAAAATGTGTTGAAAGCTATCAATCAAGTATTTTTAATTCATGGAAAGACCGTCAAAATTGGGGCCAGTATCGGC